A stretch of Lactiplantibacillus brownii DNA encodes these proteins:
- the opp3b gene encoding oligopeptide ABC transporter permease gives MRKYLLKRIFYLFLTLFIVATVTFFLMKLMPGTPLQNEAKLTASEKASILAQYGLDKPVWLQYLIYIGGIFKGSLGLSFQFSDQAVSYLIGSRMGPSMQLGGQAMVVGVIFGIILGAIGAIRKDTWADRLATIVSILGIAVPSFVLAILLQYYLGLKLGWFPVAGWEGFAYTILPTLALAASPLAETARFIRTDMVDVLSSDYIELAKAKGLSKFGIVYHHALRNSLIPMVTLIGPLAAALMTGSMVVENIFSVPGIGEQFVKSILVNDYPTIMGVTIFYSALLCLLLLLTDIVYGIIDPRIRLSGNGD, from the coding sequence ATGAGAAAGTATCTCTTAAAGCGGATATTTTACTTATTCCTGACGTTATTCATTGTCGCAACGGTCACGTTCTTCTTAATGAAACTAATGCCAGGGACACCGCTTCAAAATGAAGCCAAGTTGACTGCTAGCGAAAAAGCGTCAATTTTAGCGCAATACGGGTTAGACAAGCCCGTTTGGCTCCAATATTTAATCTATATTGGGGGAATCTTCAAAGGTAGTTTGGGTTTATCTTTCCAATTTAGTGATCAAGCCGTGAGCTACTTGATTGGTAGTCGGATGGGTCCCTCAATGCAATTAGGTGGTCAAGCCATGGTCGTTGGGGTCATCTTTGGGATTATCCTCGGTGCAATCGGGGCGATTCGGAAAGATACTTGGGCCGACCGGTTGGCAACGATTGTTTCAATTTTAGGGATTGCGGTCCCCAGTTTCGTGTTAGCCATCTTACTGCAATATTACCTTGGTTTGAAATTGGGTTGGTTCCCAGTTGCCGGTTGGGAAGGCTTCGCCTATACGATCTTACCAACGTTAGCGCTAGCTGCTAGTCCGTTGGCCGAAACAGCCCGGTTTATCCGGACGGACATGGTCGACGTCTTGAGTTCCGATTATATCGAATTAGCCAAAGCTAAAGGGTTATCGAAATTCGGCATTGTTTATCATCATGCCTTACGAAACAGTTTGATTCCGATGGTCACCTTGATTGGACCATTAGCCGCCGCCTTAATGACGGGGTCGATGGTGGTTGAAAATATCTTCTCGGTCCCTGGGATTGGGGAACAATTTGTGAAGTCGATCTTAGTTAATGACTACCCGACCATCATGGGAGTCACAATCTTCTATTCCGCATTACTTTGCTTGTTGCTGTTATTGACCGATATCGTCTACGGCATCATCGATCCGCGGATTCGCTTAAGTGGAAATGGGGACTAG
- a CDS encoding ABC transporter permease, producing MVDNPNNIEIKPGDFEPLDKQAGPDNEKIAAPSLTFGQDVWRRLKSNKTAFTSFIVLILLFLMAFGGQALYHHDPNNQEPKYANLPPKIPGVGIHGLNGHINQSGADVDAYKQAGAGSNVHYVLGTDYLGRDLFARIMYGTRVSLEIALIATLIDLTIGVGFGILSGWMGGRVDLLMQRIIEILSSVPSLVVMVLMATAFQKTGMASIIAALALINWTTMARLTRAQTLQLKNQDFILAARTLGESAPKIAWKHLLPNLSSVIIIQTMFTIPNAIFFEAFLSYIGIGISSPQASLGTLISDGQKNFQFLPYQMWYPAIVLIVLMLAFNLLGDGMRDAFDPKSKR from the coding sequence ATGGTAGATAATCCAAATAATATTGAAATCAAACCCGGCGACTTCGAGCCGTTAGACAAACAAGCCGGGCCTGATAACGAAAAAATCGCAGCACCTTCCTTAACCTTTGGGCAAGATGTTTGGCGGCGCCTGAAATCCAATAAGACGGCGTTCACCAGTTTTATTGTTTTAATTCTGTTGTTCTTGATGGCCTTTGGAGGTCAAGCCTTGTATCATCATGACCCCAATAACCAAGAACCTAAGTATGCGAACTTGCCTCCCAAGATTCCGGGGGTCGGTATCCATGGCTTGAATGGTCATATCAACCAATCAGGTGCGGATGTTGACGCCTACAAGCAAGCTGGTGCCGGTTCTAATGTGCATTACGTTTTAGGGACAGACTATTTAGGTCGGGACTTATTTGCCCGGATCATGTATGGGACACGGGTCTCACTTGAAATTGCGTTGATTGCCACCCTGATTGATTTAACGATTGGGGTCGGGTTCGGGATCCTATCCGGTTGGATGGGCGGACGAGTCGATTTGTTAATGCAACGAATCATTGAAATTCTCTCCTCCGTCCCATCATTAGTTGTCATGGTCTTGATGGCGACAGCCTTCCAGAAAACTGGGATGGCCTCCATCATCGCCGCCTTGGCACTGATTAACTGGACCACGATGGCCCGTTTGACACGTGCCCAAACGCTACAGCTGAAAAACCAAGATTTCATTTTAGCTGCCCGGACTTTGGGTGAGTCTGCACCGAAGATTGCTTGGAAACATTTATTACCAAACTTATCTTCCGTGATAATTATTCAAACAATGTTTACGATTCCAAACGCGATCTTCTTTGAAGCGTTCTTGAGTTATATTGGGATTGGGATCAGTTCACCACAAGCTTCGTTAGGGACGTTGATCTCTGATGGGCAAAAGAACTTCCAATTCCTACCATATCAAATGTGGTACCCAGCAATCGTCTTGATTGTGTTAATGCTGGCCTTTAACTTATTAGGTGACGGTATGCGGGATGCGTTTGATCCGAAGTCGAAACGATAG
- a CDS encoding ABC transporter ATP-binding protein, which yields MENPENVIEVRNLQIDFHTYAGEVKAIRDVSFDLRKGETLAIVGESGSGKSVTTRSLMGLLAPNAVIKGGSIMFHDEDIIKKSEKEMQHIRGKDIAMIFQDPMTSLDPTMRIGMQIAEPLMKHKGLKKKEAIAQALEMLKLVGITNPEGRINDYPYQFSGGMRQRIVIAIALVCYPEVLIADEPTTALDVTIQAQILDLMKDLQNRIDTSIIFITHDLGVVAGMADRVAVMYAGKIVEYGTVDEIFFNPQHPYTWGLLNSMPTLDTEGGSLTAIPGTPPDLLDPPVGDAFAARSDYAMKIDTEQEPPFFKVSDTHYAATWLLHPDAPKVTPPAEIVRRQKKFAAMEKPEPPIKHETKE from the coding sequence ATGGAAAATCCTGAAAATGTCATTGAAGTGCGGAATCTACAAATTGATTTCCACACCTATGCGGGCGAAGTTAAAGCCATTCGTGATGTCAGTTTCGACTTGCGTAAAGGTGAAACGCTAGCCATCGTTGGTGAATCGGGCTCTGGTAAATCAGTTACGACCCGATCACTAATGGGGTTATTAGCACCCAATGCCGTCATCAAGGGCGGTAGTATCATGTTTCATGATGAAGATATTATCAAAAAATCAGAAAAAGAAATGCAGCATATTCGTGGTAAGGATATTGCCATGATTTTCCAAGATCCAATGACTTCATTGGACCCAACGATGCGGATCGGGATGCAAATCGCTGAACCGTTAATGAAGCATAAAGGGTTGAAGAAAAAGGAAGCCATTGCGCAAGCTTTGGAAATGTTGAAATTGGTTGGGATTACCAATCCTGAAGGCCGGATCAACGACTATCCTTATCAATTCTCTGGTGGGATGCGACAACGGATCGTGATTGCGATTGCGTTGGTCTGCTACCCAGAAGTCTTGATTGCTGACGAACCAACCACGGCGTTGGATGTCACGATTCAAGCTCAAATTTTGGACTTGATGAAGGATCTGCAGAATCGGATCGATACGTCAATTATTTTTATCACCCATGATTTGGGCGTGGTCGCCGGAATGGCTGACCGGGTTGCCGTCATGTATGCGGGTAAAATTGTTGAGTATGGGACCGTCGATGAGATCTTCTTCAATCCGCAACATCCTTACACTTGGGGACTGCTAAACTCAATGCCAACTTTGGATACTGAGGGTGGCTCATTGACCGCGATTCCAGGGACCCCACCAGATTTACTCGACCCACCAGTTGGGGATGCGTTTGCGGCGCGGAGTGATTATGCGATGAAGATCGATACGGAACAAGAACCACCATTCTTCAAGGTTTCTGATACGCACTATGCCGCAACGTGGCTATTGCATCCAGATGCCCCTAAAGTGACGCCACCGGCAGAAATTGTCCGACGTCAAAAGAAGTTTGCGGCCATGGAAAAGCCAGAACCACCGATCAAACATGAGACGAAGGAGTAA
- a CDS encoding ABC transporter ATP-binding protein: MPDERKKILEVHHLKQYFNVGKKDEVRAVDDVSFDIYEGETFGLVGESGSGKTTAGRSIIHLYEPTDGQIIFNGKDVSKLRTKAEKHEFRREIQMIFQDPYASLNPRMKVKDIVAEGIDIHHLAKDDADRTKQVEDLLETVGLNKDHSSRYPHEFSGGQRQRIGIARALAVEPKFIIADEPISALDVSIQAQVVNLMKELQEKHGLTYLFIAHDLSMVKYISDRIGVMHYGKILEIGPADEVYTHPLHAYTKSLISAVPVPDPEFERNRKQVVYDASREHDDKQRRMVEIAPGHFVRASEDEIPMYTKRAQDAGLVTDFPRS; this comes from the coding sequence ATGCCTGATGAACGTAAAAAAATTCTAGAAGTCCATCATTTAAAGCAATACTTTAATGTTGGCAAAAAAGATGAAGTCCGGGCCGTTGATGACGTCTCCTTTGACATTTATGAAGGTGAAACGTTTGGTTTAGTCGGTGAATCCGGTTCTGGGAAGACTACTGCGGGCCGTTCAATCATTCATTTGTATGAACCTACGGATGGTCAGATCATTTTTAACGGCAAAGACGTGTCGAAGTTACGCACGAAGGCTGAAAAACATGAATTCCGCCGTGAAATTCAAATGATTTTCCAAGATCCGTATGCGTCATTAAACCCGCGGATGAAAGTTAAAGATATCGTGGCGGAGGGGATTGATATTCACCACCTCGCCAAAGATGATGCAGACCGGACTAAGCAGGTCGAAGACTTACTGGAAACAGTTGGTCTGAACAAGGACCATTCGAGTCGTTATCCGCATGAATTCTCCGGTGGGCAACGGCAACGGATCGGGATTGCCCGGGCGCTAGCGGTGGAACCAAAGTTTATCATCGCTGATGAACCCATCTCGGCATTGGATGTCTCCATTCAGGCCCAAGTGGTCAACTTGATGAAGGAACTTCAAGAAAAACACGGCCTGACTTACTTGTTCATCGCGCATGATTTGTCGATGGTTAAGTATATCAGTGACCGCATTGGGGTCATGCATTATGGGAAGATTCTAGAAATCGGTCCCGCGGATGAAGTTTATACGCATCCGTTGCATGCTTATACTAAGAGTTTGATTTCAGCGGTACCGGTTCCGGATCCTGAATTCGAACGAAACCGCAAGCAAGTCGTTTATGATGCGTCACGTGAACATGATGACAAGCAACGGCGGATGGTTGAAATTGCCCCAGGACACTTTGTTCGGGCCAGTGAAGACGAAATCCCCATGTATACGAAACGCGCGCAGGATGCTGGTCTAGTGACCGACTTTCCTCGTAGCTAA
- a CDS encoding TetR/AcrR family transcriptional regulator, translating to MKIKDQQKYDRLIAAAIQLLATDGLAPFSTTKVAKQAGIPQSNVYIYFKNKQALLNATYTVAVHQMSLAVVASFSSDRPLVDQTATSIAGLYQFAMAQPAMATAIQVLIDDSQFKQQAPLKLDDVANQQIQQALKLGIQTQVFQAVDLNLIRYFLTRPVFHYVSGVQAGDYPADPQGLSALTAMILRAILTPTAYHQWQH from the coding sequence ATGAAAATCAAGGATCAACAAAAGTATGACCGCTTAATCGCAGCCGCCATTCAATTATTAGCAACGGACGGCCTCGCCCCATTTTCGACGACTAAAGTGGCCAAACAAGCCGGTATTCCGCAGTCCAACGTTTATATTTATTTCAAAAACAAACAAGCGTTACTTAACGCCACCTATACCGTAGCCGTCCATCAAATGAGTTTAGCGGTGGTTGCTAGCTTCAGTAGCGACCGACCTTTAGTTGACCAAACCGCCACAAGTATTGCCGGACTCTACCAATTTGCGATGGCGCAACCAGCAATGGCAACCGCCATTCAAGTCTTAATCGACGATAGCCAATTTAAACAACAAGCCCCCTTAAAACTGGACGACGTTGCGAATCAACAGATTCAACAAGCCTTAAAGTTAGGGATTCAAACACAAGTCTTTCAAGCGGTTGACCTCAATCTCATTCGCTACTTTTTGACACGACCCGTCTTTCATTATGTGTCTGGGGTTCAAGCTGGTGACTACCCCGCTGATCCCCAGGGACTGTCGGCGCTCACAGCGATGATCCTACGAGCTATTTTGACCCCAACGGCCTATCATCAATGGCAACACTAA
- a CDS encoding SDR family oxidoreductase: protein MKIILTGSLGHISKPVTEQLVKLGHAVTVISHSAARAAQITALGATPAIGSIDDEAFLTRTFQGTDAVYLMITAATTTGDIFEAGRQEAMIYANAVKAAGVKQVVNLSSVGANLGPEVGALHIYNIIEGVLTAELPGVNLTFIRPTGMYYNLFGQLATIRQDHAIYTNSSLTKPNSWVAPVDIAPVVVQALTAPAAGTTVQYVASDEKTYPEVAAILATALGMPDLKVIQISDEQLLKRLTAVNPRTEFFTQYVKMTAYERDHDFYVDYRAHQPVLGPTKLTDFATTFAKVYHQQASAE from the coding sequence ATGAAAATTATTTTAACCGGCTCATTGGGCCACATCAGCAAACCAGTTACTGAACAGTTGGTTAAGTTAGGGCATGCGGTTACTGTGATCAGTCACAGTGCCGCACGGGCCGCGCAAATTACCGCATTAGGGGCGACACCGGCGATTGGCAGTATTGATGACGAAGCATTTTTAACACGAACTTTTCAGGGAACGGATGCGGTTTATCTCATGATTACGGCGGCAACAACGACCGGCGACATTTTTGAAGCTGGTCGACAAGAAGCCATGATTTACGCCAATGCGGTTAAAGCCGCCGGGGTCAAACAAGTTGTCAATCTGAGCAGTGTCGGGGCCAATCTGGGGCCAGAAGTCGGGGCGCTACACATTTACAACATTATTGAAGGGGTTTTAACGGCAGAATTGCCTGGCGTGAATTTGACATTTATTCGGCCAACCGGGATGTATTATAATTTATTCGGTCAGCTGGCAACGATTCGTCAAGATCATGCTATTTACACGAATAGTTCTTTAACGAAGCCCAATTCATGGGTTGCGCCAGTAGATATTGCGCCCGTGGTGGTGCAGGCCTTAACTGCACCAGCAGCTGGCACGACGGTCCAATATGTGGCTAGTGATGAAAAAACTTATCCAGAGGTCGCGGCTATCTTAGCTACAGCACTTGGCATGCCAGATTTGAAAGTGATTCAGATTAGTGATGAACAACTGTTAAAACGACTAACAGCGGTGAATCCGCGGACAGAATTTTTCACGCAATATGTGAAGATGACGGCTTATGAACGTGATCACGATTTCTACGTGGATTACCGAGCTCATCAGCCCGTTTTAGGCCCAACTAAGTTGACCGACTTTGCAACGACGTTTGCCAAAGTCTATCACCAACAAGCGTCAGCAGAATAA
- a CDS encoding WxL domain-containing protein, whose product MKIKTLALSIAALAGMSLLVNLPAQAADDQLMGNSIGEFTVAKGELTLDAVPTFAFEPTDVKQLVTNGANLAYTNDTITGGKTTGTALTVSDYRGSDQAGWNLNAKLGDFSNKTSTITGTVTYVTDNAAAGTIAAADSTVWNNTDAKTGGVGTATAGTTTSTKLVIPKTTGISSGTYDADLTWALSSTASDTTSD is encoded by the coding sequence ATGAAAATAAAGACCTTAGCATTGAGTATTGCAGCATTAGCAGGGATGAGTTTGTTAGTTAACTTACCCGCACAAGCAGCGGATGATCAGTTGATGGGTAATTCAATTGGTGAATTTACAGTAGCTAAAGGTGAGTTGACCTTGGATGCGGTACCAACTTTCGCCTTTGAACCTACAGACGTTAAACAGTTGGTTACGAATGGTGCCAATTTGGCTTATACCAATGATACCATCACTGGTGGCAAAACTACTGGGACTGCGCTGACGGTTAGTGATTATCGTGGGAGTGACCAAGCTGGCTGGAATTTAAATGCCAAATTAGGTGATTTTTCCAACAAAACTTCAACGATTACTGGAACGGTAACTTATGTGACAGATAATGCTGCAGCTGGGACAATTGCCGCGGCTGATAGCACAGTTTGGAATAATACGGATGCCAAAACTGGTGGGGTTGGTACGGCAACTGCCGGCACAACCACTTCAACTAAGTTAGTGATTCCTAAGACGACTGGTATTTCTAGCGGGACCTATGATGCTGATTTAACTTGGGCATTGAGCTCGACAGCAAGTGATACGACCAGTGATTAA
- a CDS encoding DUF916 and DUF3324 domain-containing protein, whose translation MIKLRRWWLIFVSVLGGLYLANAQPVIGQAASGNGAGFTIQMVANPHQTSGVTNYFDLTVQPGQTGSVQMRVINLTKQTLHLRLASNTGYTTSNGTEAYDLSKLGTRSTAQYQLNQLFQTPAKLTLAPSATKLITVPYQMPKQGFNGILEGAFYFLNLASGSRQVTNQKGFYLHNRYALALGLVLRQNAKITVKPKLTLNKIATGIEQRQKFSPAISVNLANVAPQLLKKLTVDGRIYGDNNRLKYRTKRSGLGMAPASNFDYLINTNNQRLAAGKYRLHLVATSGSQRWVFNRQFTVTKAAADHANAETPRDWHWLWWLLLIIIILLVIWLAYRFGKHQAAKKSAK comes from the coding sequence GTGATTAAGTTAAGACGTTGGTGGTTGATTTTCGTAAGCGTACTGGGCGGACTCTATTTAGCAAATGCGCAACCGGTAATTGGTCAAGCAGCCAGTGGGAACGGTGCTGGTTTTACGATCCAAATGGTGGCTAACCCACATCAAACTAGCGGCGTAACGAACTATTTTGACTTGACCGTTCAGCCTGGACAAACTGGCAGCGTTCAAATGCGTGTGATCAACCTGACTAAACAGACCTTACATCTGCGGCTTGCCAGTAATACGGGCTACACGACTAGTAATGGGACTGAAGCTTATGATTTGTCAAAGCTTGGAACTAGAAGCACGGCGCAGTATCAGTTAAACCAATTGTTTCAGACGCCGGCTAAATTGACCTTAGCGCCTTCAGCAACCAAATTAATTACGGTACCGTACCAGATGCCGAAACAAGGCTTCAATGGCATTCTTGAAGGGGCGTTTTACTTTCTGAATCTTGCTAGTGGGTCGCGGCAGGTGACTAATCAAAAGGGGTTCTATCTGCATAATCGGTACGCTCTGGCCTTAGGCTTGGTATTACGACAAAATGCCAAGATAACGGTTAAACCAAAATTGACATTGAACAAGATCGCTACCGGGATTGAACAGCGTCAAAAATTCAGTCCAGCGATTAGTGTTAACTTGGCTAATGTGGCACCACAATTACTCAAAAAGTTGACCGTTGATGGCCGAATCTATGGCGACAATAACCGTCTGAAATATCGGACAAAGCGCAGTGGGTTAGGCATGGCGCCTGCGTCAAACTTTGATTATCTCATTAACACTAATAATCAACGCTTGGCAGCTGGCAAGTATCGTTTACACCTAGTTGCGACTTCTGGTTCACAGCGGTGGGTTTTCAACCGGCAGTTTACGGTTACAAAGGCGGCGGCGGATCACGCTAACGCTGAAACCCCACGTGACTGGCACTGGCTGTGGTGGTTATTGTTAATCATCATTATTTTGTTAGTGATTTGGTTGGCTTATCGTTTCGGTAAACATCAAGCAGCAAAGAAATCAGCGAAATAG
- a CDS encoding ATP-dependent Clp protease ATP-binding subunit: MLCDNCHKNEATIHLYTNVNGQRRQINLCQNCYQLLKNQEQQPNNGVGGTDMAQDPFGFGGLDDIFRAMQGGDVNSGDGYRQQQQTPPTQPAGPNNGGNRRGSNGGGLLGQYGYNLTEQAKQGKIDPVIGRDNEINRVIEILNRRTKNNPVLIGEAGVGKTAVVEGLAQKIVSGQVPQKLLNKEIIRLDVASLVQGTGIRGQFEQRMQQLMKEVQSNPNIVLFIDEIHEIMGAGNAEGGMDAGNVLKPALARGDFQLVGATTLNEYRDIEKDAALARRFQPVTVDEPSVEESIKILQGIQKEYEDYHHVKYNADAIVAAVKLSNRYIQDRFLPDKAIDLLDEAGSRKNLTLKTVDPKTIQEKIDGAEKQKQDALKKEDYEKAAYYRDQVAKLEKAKPDENAADSAEDTATVTVEDMQQIVEEKTDIPVGELQAKEQAQMKTLASDLEGHVIGQNTAVEAVSRAIRRNRIGLNGTGRPIGSFMFVGPTGVGKTELAKQLAKELFGSEDAMIRFDMSEYMEPHSVAKLIGSPPGYVGYEEAGQLTEKVRRHPYSLILLDEIEKAHPDVMHMFLQILDDGRLTDSQGRTVSFKDTIIIMTSNAGTGDAEANVGFGAAAEGKTHDITSRLGNYFKPEFLNRFDDIIQFNALSKANLMKIVGLMINDVNAMLANQDLHVHVTEPVEEKLVDLGYNPEMGARPLRRVIQEQIEDRIADFYLDHSEVKNMVAKVEDGKIILGTEEPKAAK; encoded by the coding sequence ATGCTCTGTGACAATTGCCATAAGAACGAAGCGACGATTCATTTATATACGAACGTCAACGGTCAGCGGCGGCAGATCAATCTTTGCCAAAATTGCTATCAACTGCTCAAGAATCAGGAACAGCAACCAAATAACGGAGTTGGAGGTACTGATATGGCACAAGATCCATTTGGTTTTGGCGGTCTTGACGATATCTTCCGCGCTATGCAAGGCGGCGACGTCAATTCTGGCGACGGCTATCGGCAACAGCAACAGACCCCACCGACCCAACCTGCTGGTCCCAATAATGGGGGCAACCGGCGTGGCTCAAACGGCGGCGGCCTACTTGGGCAATATGGCTACAACTTAACTGAACAAGCTAAGCAAGGCAAAATTGACCCAGTCATCGGTCGTGACAATGAAATCAACCGCGTCATCGAAATCTTGAACCGGCGGACGAAAAATAACCCGGTTCTGATTGGTGAAGCTGGGGTTGGTAAGACGGCGGTCGTTGAAGGCTTAGCCCAGAAGATTGTTTCTGGTCAAGTTCCCCAAAAACTATTAAATAAAGAAATCATTCGTTTGGATGTGGCTTCCCTTGTTCAAGGCACCGGGATTCGGGGTCAATTTGAACAACGGATGCAACAACTCATGAAGGAAGTTCAATCGAATCCAAATATTGTCCTCTTCATTGACGAAATCCATGAAATTATGGGTGCCGGCAATGCTGAAGGCGGTATGGATGCTGGTAACGTTTTGAAGCCAGCCTTAGCTCGTGGCGACTTCCAACTTGTTGGGGCTACTACGCTCAACGAATATCGCGACATTGAAAAAGATGCGGCTCTCGCTCGGCGTTTCCAACCAGTTACGGTTGACGAACCGAGTGTTGAAGAATCCATCAAGATTTTGCAAGGGATTCAAAAGGAATATGAAGATTATCATCACGTTAAATACAACGCGGATGCAATCGTCGCAGCGGTTAAGTTATCAAACCGTTACATTCAAGATCGATTCTTACCTGACAAAGCCATTGACTTACTTGATGAAGCTGGGTCACGGAAGAATTTGACCTTGAAGACCGTTGATCCGAAGACGATTCAAGAAAAGATCGACGGTGCCGAAAAGCAGAAGCAAGATGCTTTGAAGAAAGAAGACTACGAGAAAGCGGCCTATTACCGTGATCAAGTTGCCAAACTCGAAAAAGCCAAGCCAGATGAAAACGCGGCTGATTCCGCTGAAGACACTGCGACCGTGACGGTTGAAGACATGCAGCAGATTGTTGAAGAAAAGACCGATATTCCAGTTGGTGAATTGCAAGCCAAGGAACAAGCTCAAATGAAGACCTTGGCGAGTGATCTTGAAGGTCACGTTATTGGTCAAAACACCGCGGTCGAAGCTGTCTCACGTGCTATTCGTCGGAATCGTATCGGCTTAAATGGTACTGGTCGTCCGATTGGGTCCTTCATGTTTGTCGGCCCTACTGGGGTTGGTAAGACGGAGTTGGCTAAGCAATTAGCTAAGGAACTCTTTGGCTCAGAAGATGCCATGATTCGCTTTGACATGAGTGAGTACATGGAACCACATTCAGTGGCTAAATTGATTGGGTCACCGCCTGGCTATGTCGGCTATGAAGAAGCCGGTCAATTGACCGAAAAAGTTCGGCGTCATCCATACAGCTTAATTTTATTGGATGAAATCGAAAAGGCCCACCCTGATGTCATGCATATGTTCTTGCAAATCTTAGATGATGGTCGTTTGACCGATTCACAAGGTCGCACGGTCAGCTTCAAAGATACCATTATTATCATGACTTCAAACGCTGGGACTGGCGATGCCGAAGCAAACGTTGGTTTCGGTGCGGCAGCTGAAGGTAAAACTCACGATATTACTAGTCGCTTGGGTAACTACTTCAAGCCGGAATTCCTGAACCGTTTTGACGACATTATCCAGTTCAATGCTTTATCCAAGGCAAACTTGATGAAGATCGTTGGCTTGATGATCAATGACGTCAACGCGATGTTAGCCAACCAAGACTTACACGTCCACGTCACTGAACCAGTTGAAGAAAAGTTAGTCGATCTCGGCTACAATCCTGAAATGGGTGCTCGACCACTTCGGCGAGTTATCCAAGAACAGATTGAAGACCGGATTGCGGACTTCTACTTGGATCACAGTGAAGTTAAAAATATGGTCGCCAAAGTTGAAGACGGTAAAATCATCTTAGGCACTGAAGAACCAAAAGCAGCTAAATAA
- a CDS encoding phosphocarrier protein HPr gives MEKKDFHVIADTGIHARPATLLVQSASKFNSEITLQYQDKSVNLKSIMGVMSLGVGKDADVTISAEGADEADAIAALAETMKKEGLSE, from the coding sequence ATGGAAAAGAAAGATTTTCACGTAATCGCAGACACAGGTATCCACGCACGTCCCGCAACATTATTGGTACAATCAGCAAGTAAATTCAACTCAGAAATTACGTTGCAATACCAAGACAAGTCAGTTAACTTGAAGTCCATCATGGGTGTTATGTCACTCGGTGTTGGTAAAGATGCAGATGTAACGATTTCAGCAGAAGGTGCTGACGAAGCAGATGCTATCGCAGCTTTGGCTGAAACGATGAAGAAAGAAGGATTATCTGAATAA